A stretch of the Lineus longissimus chromosome 10, tnLinLong1.2, whole genome shotgun sequence genome encodes the following:
- the LOC135494255 gene encoding slit homolog 2 protein-like, producing the protein MALIWQWMIMVLATLATSNNGESVESCAMPLMVTRGITFRTSIGGNDVYNNTEYRFDGLVCNHVSYDDIGGVRYEKLKCKTGNITHSSSQVTGKKQIDIDINHINGLICKTKEQPNLMPNLHVHFSCEIGEHYGFYCDASKFCVIEPASLYQRSGQNLEEWKQLIGYRGTNFISLEGGYGFECPEPFVCYWQTCSSILITSKEWDANTDPQRLEISLRLSLEGILKMPSHFTSLEITKTNVSQLPVIICQFRNLRRLVLVHNNLSELPDCLEKLSNLEILDVSFNALKSIKRIYFGSGGNNKKKFLDLSFNQITYIDIEALEKFDEKGLEFLSLRNNALKNIDLYLPNLLNHIDLSNNNIKYIKLNAWHEPQVLKTLLLQHNEIETVDFYIPSPLISLDLSHNYIESVNGEKLRNAKNLEGLFLNNNRIRQIRYPYSMPYGLKYITLNNNHFEKLDFLSKLSLKSLEIMDLSYNSITSVDFASFKNAKNLKTLLLQHNIIREIDGNILKEKTILPKMKNMNFSHNQLRVAPLNLIFLKRLQTVDFSHNKIETCTWLSEDEEEVLMNIDYKLNGFCMSNYNQEEDKNIINLEHNRIKSLKDVFGLESIMLHKHAILFCHLKLRHNPFHCNCHMFSYLNKLLTYNWNNEIMTTTCESPTQLKSRSVFDKEIVDTLTCNLLPEQKCKFIYKPSEKTLTVNCSDLNLTKFPLTDETLRHALEKSAAENFIPDGINTEIDLNGNNFSKIISGQEKTLLPVLMEIGINTRINVLDLSHSNINEINDMFLFDLSYQIPNLTKLHLNDNNLTALPNHILHFESLSLNKDHIVPYWNKVNELHLYNNPWDCSCSAQWMKRWLNNMIERDILVRPNEIQCYTPKWNRGKMVHMIGISDFCIEPSPIHTSTPVVVSVLVATMVIIIVLKLGNLQKLMKWIGNGVRARNQSSSAPGENLTDKSDAITAPLIGETTEDDNDIIPEPSTVGNVQVVDSDEIKPLALSEESQVMKADNDGEARELQTGNDKVRPLFRDDRVFGDNLTLTSPTRASEDEDDDRDNGNDDDDDITVLSASTDSALDEATAISFGRRIADDNETIPETLSRASKVDNDDIAEMKLDVFASFSKKDATSNTK; encoded by the coding sequence ATGGCGTTGATTTGGCAATGGATGATCATGGTCCTAGCGACGCTGGCAACCAGCAACAATGGGGAATCAGTCGAAAGCTGTGCCATGCCTTTGATGGTCACAAGGGGTATCACATTTCGAACTTCAATCGGTGGAAACGATGTGTACAACAACACAGAATACAGATTTGATGGATTAGTTTGCAACCATGTAAGTTATGATGACATTGGAGGTGTAAGATATGAGAAATTGAAGTGCAAAACTGGAAACATAACTCACAGCAGTTCTCAAGTAACAGGGAAAAAACAGATCGACATAGACATAAATCATATCAACGGACTGATTTGCAAAACAAAGGAACAACCAAATTTAATGCCAAACTTGCACGTCCATTTTTCTTGTGAAATTGGAGAACATTATGGTTTTTATTGCGATGCGAGCAAGTTTTGTGTGATTGAACCAGCCAGTCTCTACCAAAGAAGTGGACAGAATTTAgaagaatggaaacaactgatCGGCTATAGGGGGACAAATTTTATTTCGCTCGAAGGAGGATATGGTTTTGAATGCCCTGAACCTTTTGTTTGCTATTGGCAGACGTGTTCGAGCATATTGATCACCAGTAAAGAATGGGACGCAAATACAGACCCTCAACGTCTGGAGATATCGCTGCGACTATCTTTGGAAGGTATCCTAAAAATGCCAAGTCATTTCACAAGCTTGGAAATCACCAAGACAAATGTATCACAATTGCCTGTCATAATCTGCCAATTTCGAAACCTACGTCGACTTGTACTGGTGCACAACAACTTGTCAGAGTTACCAGACTGTTTggaaaaattgagtaatctagAAATCCTAGACGTCTCATTCAATGCTTTAAAATCCATCAAAAGGATTTATTTTGGATCTGGAGGCAATAACAAGAAAAAATTCTTAGATCTTTCATTCAATCAGATAACTTACATTGACATAGAGGCACTGGAAAAGTTTGACGAAAAAGGTTTGGAGTTCCTGAGCTTAAGAAACAACGCATTGAAAAACATTGACCTATACTTGCCGAATTTATTAAATCACATTGAcctttcaaacaacaacatcaaataTATTAAACTGAACGCATGGCATGAACCACAAGTATTAAAAACATTGCTCTTGCAGCataatgaaattgaaactgTGGACTTCTATATACCATCACCTCTAATATCACTTGATTTGTCTCATAATTATATAGAATCTGTTAATGGGGAAAAGCTTCGTAATGCTAAAAACCTGGAAGGCCTTTTCCTGAATAACAACAGAATCAGGCAAATACGCTACCCTTACTCTATGCCATATGGTCTGAAATATATAACTTTGAACaataatcattttgaaaaacttgattTTCTTTCCAAATTATCACTAAAAAGTCTAGAAATTATGGACTTGTCCTACAACAGCATTACAAGTGTTGACTTTGCTAGTTTCAAGAATGcaaaaaatcttaaaacacTTCTCCTTCAACATAACATCATCCGTGAAATAGACGGaaatattctcaaagaaaagaCCATCTTGCCTAAAATGAAAAACATGAATTTTTCACACAACCAACTAAGAGTTGCACCACTAAATCTAATATTCCTAAAACGGTTACAGACAGTTGACTTTTCACATAACAAAATTGAGACCTGCACATGGTTGAGCGAGGATGAGGAAGAAGTCCTCATGAACATTGATTACAAATTGAATGGTTTCTGTATGTCTAATTACAATCAGGAAGaagacaaaaatatcatcaacctCGAACACAACAGAATCAAATCACTAAAAGATGTATTTGGACTTGAATCAATTATGTTACACAAACACGCCATTCTCTTTTGTCACCTTAAATTACGACACAACCCATTTCACTGCAACTGTCACATGTTTTCTTATCTCAACAAATTGCTAACTTACAATTGGAATAATGAAATCATGACGACAACTTGTGAGTCACCGACACAGCTAAAATCTCGCAGTGTGTTTGATAAAGAAATCGTCGACACATTAACTTGCAACCTGCTCCCAGAACAAAAATGCAAATTCATCTACAAACCATCAGAAAAAACATTAACTGTGAATTGTTCAGACTTAAACTTGACAAAATTTCCACTCACTGATGAAACTCTACGACACGCATTGGAAAAATCTGCGGCAGAGAATTTTATACCAGATGGAATAAACACAGAAATCGACCTGAATGGTAATAATTTCAGCAAGATAATCTCCGGCCAGGAAAAGACACTTCTCCCAGTGTTAATGGAGATAGGCATCAATACACGCATTAATGTACTTGATCTGAGTCATTCAAACATAAATGAAATTAACGATATGTTTTTATTTGACTTGTCCTATCAAATTCCCAATCTGACAAAATTACATTTGAATGACAATAACTTAACTGCTCTACCAAACCACATTCTTCATTTCGAAAGTTTGTCACTTAACAAAGATCACATCGTTCCGTATTGGAATAAGGTAAATGAACTCCACCTCTATAACAACCCATGGGACTGTAGCTGTAGTGCGCAGTGGATGAAAAGATGGCTGAATAACATGATCGAGCGCGATATTCTTGTCAGGCCCAATGAAATCCAATGTTATACGCCGAAGTGGAATCGTGGTAAAATGGTTCACATGATAGGAATCTCGGACTTCTGTATTGAGCCAAGCCCAATACACACATCTACACCTGTCGTGGTATCAGTACTAGTTGCAACTATGGTAATAATCATTGTACTCAAACTGGGGAACCTTCAGAAATTAATGAAATGGATCGGTAACGGAGTACGTGCGCGCAACCAATCGTCCAGTGCACCTGGAGAAAATTTGACGGACAAAAGTGATGCAATAACTGCACCACTGATTGGAGAAACTacagaagatgacaatgacataATACCAGAACCATCCACTGTGGGGAATGTACAAGTTGTTGACAGTGATGAAATAAAACCATTAGCCCTCAGTGAAGAAAGTCAAGTCATGAAAGCAGATAATGATGGGGAAGCAAGAGAACTACAGACTGGCAACGATAAGGTGCGTCCGCTCTTTAGAGACGATCGAGTATTTGGTGACAACTTGACATTGACATCACCGACTAGAGCGAGTgaagacgaagacgatgacAGAGACAACggcaatgacgacgatgatgacataACAGTGTTATCAGCAAGTACAGACAGTGCATTAGACGAAGCAACAGCAATATCGTTTGGAAGACGCATAGCAGATGACAACGAGACCATACCAGAAACGCTTTCCAGGGCGAGTAAAGTAGATAATGATGATATCGCAGAAATGAAACTTGACGTGTTCGCCTCGTTTTCTAAGAAAGACGCGACTTCGAACACAAAATGA